The Corythoichthys intestinalis isolate RoL2023-P3 chromosome 1, ASM3026506v1, whole genome shotgun sequence genomic interval atatatatatttttttttttttttttagggctatatatttgtagttcttaaaagataaatgttagtacaagttatagaaattttatattaaaacccctcttaatgttttcgttctaataaaatttgtaaaattttcaatcaaaaaataaactagtagccagcccgccattgttgatgtcaataattactcacacaatgctcatgggtgctgaagcctgtaaagtcagtcgcacccaagcgccagcagagggcggcaaaactccataaaacacaactaaCAAGTGGGCAATTCCATGTatggtcatttaaatctgtctgagtggggcatgtgcgttaattgcgtcaaatattttaacgttattaatcaaaaaaattaattaccgcccgttaacgtgataattttgacagccctaatatatttatatattttttgaatgccctccagttcaatttttttcttcccccagaaaatttagattttaacctttccaatgatgtatcacaaaagcctataggacaattttgaaatttgtatatatatataaagttgaaataaataaaaatttaaaaatattggaataataaatattaaatgacaaatgatcttaaatgtgtaattatttttattttaatagtcCCGGTCCTCTGTTGACAAGTGCCTGAAAAATCAAGTGGGGAATAAGGAACAAAATGATGACGTGGAATCGATTGGGAAATCATTATCATGTGTACTAACAAATGAGAGGACCTCctcaatttattcatttatataaaATTTGGTTTATTAGAAATGAACAAGTAGAATGTAGTAATACTCAAAATCGTTAGACGGCAGTACTGTGCTATAGTAGTTTACAACCCGCTGTTACTAACAAAGAAGAAAAGGCGGACATTAGTAGGAGACTGCAAACAAGAAATTGAAGTGCCACGTTATTTTGTCAGTGTAAATAAATGTGGTAAGGCAGAGCGACGTCACTCATTAACCCGATTCAACTCGCTTCTGTCAACTGAAGAAGCTCTGACTATCTTAGCTTGCTAGCTACAAACAAAGAAACGAGTAAATAAGAAATAAATCGTCTGCAAAGCAGAGACCGACAATGATGACAGAGTGCGAGGACGAACTTTCTTCAACAAAAGAGAACGTGAGACAACGCGAGGAAGCTGCTTTCAAGCCTCGAGATGAACCACACACGGCCGGTTTGTTGACTGACTCTCATATGTCACGTCCTGTTAGATCTCCGTtaacttgccattgacagcgttagacgtccaatccatgtgaATTGGGAGCCCCTCCCATTCCAAATCGATAGGACGTCTATCTCCATCAATGGCAACCATTGAGTTGAATAAGAAGACGGACATTAAAAATTGGTGAAAGGAATATGTTCGAAAGCAAATCGATATACAATGCGTATTGTTAACAAAGATCATTCAACAAAATGTAGTCcgaatgtcaattttttttgtcaattaaaAAGCTAGTTTTAAATTTACTTTTGGAATCTACAGtgttcacaaaagtgagtacacacctcgcatttctgcagatatttatatcttttcgtgggacaacactgataaaatgacacaatgaaaagtagtcagtcagaacaagtatttgatacaaatacttgttctccccactgtataatagagttcatttattttcccctcaaaataactcaaaatatagccattaatatctaaaccccaggcaacgaaagtgagtacaccccattgaaaaaacgtacatccctaaatgtccaaattgagtactgcttgtcattttccctccaaaatgtcatgcgactcgttacaggagttctgtcagcattgctgtagagattgaagaggtggggggtaagcctgttagtgctcagaccatacgcctcactctacatcaaattggtgtgcatggctgtcaccccaggaggaagcctcttctgaagacggtacataagaaaacccgcccgtctcatcagaccaaaggacatggttccatgtgcttttttgccatgtcttcagcaaactttttgcaggctttcttttgtacagtcttcagaagaggcttcctcctagggtgacagccatgcacacaaatttgatgtagaatgcggcgtatggtctgagcactaacaggctgaacgCCCGCCTCTTcattgccctaaaatcaatatgAAGaggctgaaaatcaacagcaaatgacctgaaatgccccaaaatcaaactcattggttgccattgactgccatagacgtccaattcgtttgaaatgggagggatggcagcgacccTCCCACagattgatttcctgacccatataCCTATAGTCgttatatcgccatatcgtgagccttgtatcgcaaatcgtatcacatCGTGAGGtaaccagaggttcccacccctatttgAATtacaaattgaaattgaaataaattacaataataaaaaaaaatacaacttgaAATAAACGATCATTCACTGAGAAGTCCGCCATTTCAGATGGATAGAAAGTCCTGCCTGTTAATATTCCCATttgtcaatttaaaaataatctgCCACTTGTATTCTGGCGCAGCCACCAGTGAGGATCACCCCGACTGGAGCTCCTGCGTCAAACAGCAGCAGCCGAAGCCCCACCAAATTaaggaggaagaagaagaggcTGATATCAGCAAGCTTCCAATCATTCAAATTATTGTAAAAAGTGAAGACGATGAAGATAAAGTGACACCTCATAGCAGCATCTTAAGTGAAGGTAATGAAGAACCACATGTTGAAAGTGTCACCACTCCAAGTGACATGAAAACACGCTGGAAATGTTCTCAGTGTGACAAAACCTTTGTCAACAAGTACATTTTAAAAGGACACATGATGAgtcacactggagagaaaccaTTCCGCTGCATAATATGCGGTAAAAGCTTCTCCATTAAAGGACGTATGATAACACACACCCGaatacacactggagaaaaaccctaCTCCTGCTCGGTCTGCGCCAAAACTTTTTCTGATCAATCGGCGTTTGTGCGACACAGAAGAACGCACACCAGCGAGAAACCGTTTACTTGCTCGACGTGCGGGAAGAGTTTCACGCTGGGCAGTAGTTTGAATAcgcacaaaagaatgcacactggagaaaaaccttactGCTGCTCGGTCTGCAGCAAAGATTTCTGCGACCGCTCAGTGTATGCGAGACACACGAAGACACACACGGGGGAGAAGCCGTTTACTTGCTCGGTTTGTGGAATCCGATTGACTCGAAAGACACATTTAACCACGCATATGAGAACTCACACAGGAGAGAAAGTGTTCAGTTGCAGGTTGTGTGAGCAAAGGTTTTCGTACAAGTATCAATTAGAAAAACACAAGTGTAATGGGGAAGAACAGCAGCAGAAATTTTGAAGActgggatagacgtccaatccattttagctGGGAAGGGCTAGCAGCAACTAATCAGTCAATTAGTCaatctttttttgtgtttgtttgtttctggtGATTCGTGGGGTAACATTGTTAATAACATGTtgctaaatgatttttttttttttttttttttaacgaaattttCTTATCCACTacctttaaaaataaacatggCTGTTTCAGCTAACGTGGCACAAAATGCAGTCTTGCATAATTATATAATGATGATTTTTGTGGCAAACCTCACTGTGATGGGAAATGAAACGTATTTTTTAAGTCATATGTAATATACAAATGTGGCTTTGGCACCCTCTTCTGTTATCTTTGGGCCAAGCAACCATGTTgtttatggtaaatggtaaatggtgttatacttatatagcgcttttccaccattTACAATTACAACTCGTGTTTGAATGCTAAaacaatactgtactgtatttcaaaTTCAGGTAAGAAATTGACAAtattttcacgttttttttggggggggggcacttcAAAAAGCAGTCATAGACTGTGAATTTCAACGACACTGGACCAAACGAATGGACTTGTAGTACTAAATGGTCAAGTCCTCCGGGTAAAAAGCTTTACAAAGTTTGACTTTACCTTACTCGTGTCACTCAAGGCTTTCTTGTCTCAAGTGCTAACTTGCTAGCTATTAACATAGCTAACAAGCTAGCTTTCAAACAAACTGTACACAGGCTACTTTATATTGTCACAAagttgttcattcattcattcattcattttccatgccgctcatcctcacgagggtcgcggaagtGCTGGGGCCcatcccagccaactacaggCAGCAGGCGGGGCACAACCCCCAGatgggttgccagccaatcgcagggcacgttACAAAGTTGTATccccctttatttattttattttttttaacccaaatgTAAAGGGTGTACTACATGTATGCAGTATAATACTACTTGTAATACAAGACTGAAATGTACATACAAGATAAAAATGGTTACGCAAAACATGCATTCGAAACACCCACACCCCAAAATAGACAGAgacagtggcggaacaaatgtgaacagatcCCGGGTGTGATGAGCATAAACGGGACACCCCGAGTGGATCTTCGTCATTTCGGGGTGGTTGCTAACTGACAATTATTCTTCGCGGATTATTTTACCACTCTGTTTGACTCTCCCCTCGCCCAAACACATTCACTTTATGTCCTAAACTAGGCCGGCCCAGGCGCACCCCCTACGTTTTGCCTCTAAACAGTGACGTTATTTCTAGCCATTCCTGGACCAGGCAGCTATAAATGTAACTGGATTGAGTTACATGAAAAGCACATGGCACTGCCGCAAAGTTTCATGTCCCCACAACAGCTGGGATGCGAAAACCTTTGAGAGGAGGACACATGAGGAACGTCCAAACGCTACAAGGTGAAGTACGATTCAGTACAATACAGCACTTATTTCTTTGGAAATGGAAATAACACTTGAAAATGTCTTTACATTTGTAGTGTATGGCGATATACCAGCTACAAAACAGTAAAATACTTGGATTTGTTGTCAGCAATTACGTATGTATTTAGAGTATGTACTTTTTAAAATGCTATCTAAAGTATAGACAACGTGCAGTAAATAAAAGTATGAATATTCACCCTTTCAGGGACCGAGGTCACTACAGTCGTTAGCTATTTAAAcctttattgccaaacgtatcacatattgatacacctaaaatgtcATGATGTTGAGACTAAAtatgaattttgacatttctttttgaaaaaaaaaaatgatggatgcaagtcaacacatgcatctgcaggttccatgaggggaaaaaaagcaggatttagcaagggttatagatattagagtgcttattagacatattcattttgacttttctttttacaaatttgaaaaaaaggtttcatttggaccttatttttcaaattttgggattctctgataattgcttcatgttgcaggtatttaagggttaaaagTTGACAGTTGAGTCTTTTAACCCTTATTTTTTATGTGATCTTTTGAGAATTACAAATACATTTAGAAATgaacacaatgttaataaaaactaaattaatgaaatttaaaaataaaaacagaaatacacactggttaacactaaagtagatttttttttcataacatttaactcattgcatacCATTGATGGCGAGAGACATCCAATTACCGGGAAAActcgctgtgaatgctcatgtttcagtgccattgacagttccAGACATCAAATTAATTCGCCACTCCTAGTCTAATTGAATTGGACGTGtagtgctgtcagtggcagcgacTGAGTTAAATGAATGCCCtgtaagggattttttttttttttaaatcatgcatAAAAGGGTTTTTTGGACGTATAGTGAAAAGTATATAATCAGGAGTTCCAAGAATTCAACTTCATCTTCCTGTATCAGATGGTATTACTGGACGTGTTGATAATTGGAGGTGGCCCTCACGCCATGACCCTGGCCAGCATGCTGTTGTACCCAGACCCAAACTCAGTTCCACACATCTCCCCGTCCTCCAGTGGAATGTCAAAACTTGAGTTTGAACCTGAAACCCAAAGAGGGCAACCGGACAATGCAAAGAGGAAGGTAACAAATGGTACAGTATTTCAGTTCAGCTACATATTTAAGAAGGATTACTgtgcaaactgagttcaaataaATAAAGTCGCGTTAGCAGACGATGTCACTGGGCCGCCAATCATCAGTCTGCAAGTGGTGGATGCTTACGGAGAGTGGGCTTGTTTGTGGAGGAGTCAATTCACAGCTCTCAACATCCCTCACCTGCGCTCGCACATGCTGGTGCACACAGACCCAGTCAACAAGGTTCAAACACACCCACCAACTGTCATGTTAAAACAAAGCATTCGTGCtgctttttatttgtatttatttattttattatttattttttgttagaatgcactgcaagagtttgtaTCCAAGAACAATCGCTGCTCCGAACTTCACAGTCTCCCGGATCAGGTGTTCATCCTGGATGAAAACGCGTTCTTCAATGACACACGTCTTGGAAGGAAAGAGCGGAAGCGTCTTAACGTCACTTCCGACCTCAGGAAGAGTTTGCCCTTCAGTCTGCCGGGAACTAAACTCAGTGTGGATTTCTTTCGAGATCAGGTCTGGCTGTTTGCGTTTGTGTGGTTTCAGCATGATGTGTTGAATAATCCAAAAGTTGTGTACAGTATtaacattttacaaataaaaaaataagttctgAGCATGACAAGCTTGATTTGAATTCTTATTCCTGCATTGTAGTGTTTTTGGCTGCCTATTAATATCGCCCGAGCATACCTTGACCCTTAATGGGGGACTCATCTAACCCATTGCTTCCCAATGATGGTgcgagatgtccaatccattatgaCTGGGAAAGGCTGGCAGCAAATGGTCGCGCCCAGTCAAACTGGGTTGGACTTCTAACGCCATCGAACCCAATGAAATTTCAGCATTAATAGTCAGTCCCTtcaaattaaagcaacactaggtaactttttaacctttaaaaaataaaatattttcataacaattGTGATGAGATGTTGACTGAcagctagttgaatgacacctcttttatatcttggggGGTCTGTATatctttcactggcactaattaactttgaggagggtggcaggaacactgccacacaaaaacaaaaaacgcagaCGAGTTCAGGCAGGGTGGGATGTTTAGACAcaactaagccacacggttgttaACCATCATATGCGATTGTTTAGCcaaaactggattcattaccttattactattcatccttcacaaagccactggaaacagaaatgttgtttaatccatctgcaggcgactgggagattgatttttgattgattgatgatttaacAACACTGGGTGTGCGCTGATCCACATGGAAAACGGAGTCTTCTTTAAGgcgaaacactaccgcttttgtccacaggcgtcgctaaaattgaccaaaactgacaagataccaagtgttgctttaaaccaggggtgtccaaactttttgtaaagggggccagattttgtgtcgtaaaaatgcggggagccgaccttggctgacgtcctttacgtagaacaatatatttaagcaaattttagcaagccattctttgtgtcacatttgctttattattatttctaattaattatttcaacaatctcgcaactagcctttgttgcgttctcttttgacacacgagctcttgcgaaatactgctgctgtaaagttAAACTAgcttaaagttgcttcaatttcttgctacgaatcttccctgtaatcttgtcgtacatgtcagcgtgtcttgtttggtaatatcgcctcacattgaactctttaaaaacagcgactgtctctttgcaaatgaggctgacaaagttgttgcgtattttagtgaagaaattgtccaatttccacctatctttgaagtgtcggccgtcgcaatcaactttcttttttttgttgattgttgccattttagaaaattgggagtaaaggatcACATGAGGTTATGTTGTttggagtgctgctgccttttagtgggtaaataaggagcagtatatagtgtgtaagctacttcatatgctggtagcagtactgctgaccaatttattaagtctgtgccaaatgttattgattttatgacagaggctgggggccggatgaaatttgaccacgggccgcatttggtccccgggccggactttggacatgtctgctttaaacGAATAGGacttctattgttgtcaatggcaagcaAAGAGTTAaataatggggggggggggggggtgtcaattTTAGAGTCTTATTGGTTCCCctaatgtatttcttttttactcAAGTCCATTTTATTAATTCCGCTTTTACTAACATTAATAATTCAGAATTGTATTTAGTATTACcaatatagatttttaaattaacgtaatcaaatgcaataaataacactaataaaaatatatgattATATTTGAAACCTGGCGTTGTCTTATGTGGACATCATATTTTGGGTCATGaaaatgcagtgttgttaataacggcgttagaatataagggcgttactaacggcgttatttttttcagtagtgagtaatctaattaattacttttctcatcttggcaacgccgttaccgttactgaagcgggaaaggcatgcgttactatgcgttactatgaatgacgcgagaatagTCTgaaagagacggactcacggagacgagagagcagagcagtagtggggacgccgttgcaaacgcgatgctaggtggctcctgaTTGTAcctgatagcctacaaactacgcccacatgatgctacgttagatatcacatactgtagaactagatgcaaatgacagacacggtagCATTagcaagatacatatatatattgaactagatgcgttagtaaacagccgccatcttaaagcagtagacctctcaggaaggctctgttgcagagaaccttcctagcgaagctaagtaactttttatctaaaatgctcctaaatcggcaaaatcttgacttaaacctatctttaaatgatgaaacagtttgaaaacttacacatgtcgaaagtagacagaagggaactaatgcaataacgcaattttaacaactttaacggttgtttcacaacattgtttttttttgtttttttttgaggaaaaaaaacatgaaaattatcactagttactttgacaagtaattaattacttttacattaaggtaactgagttactaacgcaattacattttgagagaagtaatttgtaactgtaattaattacttttttaaagtaagattaacaacactgtaaaaaatgtgatatccacgtatgtggacgccaggtctttatgggtctatttttaatcaaactcTGGATTTATACAACAgaatttttcttcttttgctACTTACTACAACACATTCTCTATGAATAATATGCAAATGCTTGTGCTGGCA includes:
- the LOC130922316 gene encoding oocyte zinc finger protein XlCOF6.1-like, whose translation is MMTECEDELSSTKENVRQREEAAFKPRDEPHTAATSEDHPDWSSCVKQQQPKPHQIKEEEEEADISKLPIIQIIVKSEDDEDKVTPHSSILSEGNEEPHVESVTTPSDMKTRWKCSQCDKTFVNKYILKGHMMSHTGEKPFRCIICGKSFSIKGRMITHTRIHTGEKPYSCSVCAKTFSDQSAFVRHRRTHTSEKPFTCSTCGKSFTLGSSLNTHKRMHTGEKPYCCSVCSKDFCDRSVYARHTKTHTGEKPFTCSVCGIRLTRKTHLTTHMRTHTGEKVFSCRLCEQRFSYKYQLEKHKCNGEEQQQKF